The proteins below come from a single Saccharopolyspora sp. SCSIO 74807 genomic window:
- a CDS encoding ABC transporter permease subunit: MRPVAKAVGWTLVIVPVLAAFFGPLLVGPVRSESAPLLPPDASHLLGTDVLGRDVLSLALTGGGSVLALAGTALALSYVVGVPLALGAVGQPHRWIDRALTRSLDLVLAMPGLLVLMVLAATGRRTAAALIIAVAVLQLPAVVRLVRGAALTAGRRGAVEAMRMQGESWWRIHFGYIGRSALAPIAVDAGSRLSLVLYLIASANFLGLGLDPGTTDWAVLVERNREALFLQPCAVLVPAGLLVALCTGTNLVVDQHIATRRSTHHRSRIPRHGETVRADSM; the protein is encoded by the coding sequence ATGAGGCCGGTGGCGAAAGCGGTGGGTTGGACGCTGGTGATCGTGCCGGTGCTGGCCGCGTTCTTCGGGCCGCTGCTGGTCGGCCCGGTGCGTTCCGAAAGCGCACCGCTGCTGCCGCCGGATGCGAGCCATCTGCTCGGCACCGACGTGCTCGGCCGCGACGTGCTCTCGCTCGCGTTGACCGGCGGCGGTTCGGTGCTGGCGCTGGCCGGAACCGCACTCGCACTGTCCTATGTGGTCGGAGTGCCGCTCGCGCTGGGCGCGGTCGGCCAGCCGCACCGCTGGATCGACCGCGCACTCACCCGCTCACTGGACCTGGTGCTGGCCATGCCGGGATTGCTGGTGCTGATGGTGCTGGCCGCGACCGGGCGGCGCACCGCGGCCGCGCTGATCATCGCCGTCGCGGTGCTGCAACTGCCCGCGGTGGTCCGGCTGGTGCGCGGCGCAGCGCTCACCGCGGGCCGCCGCGGCGCGGTGGAAGCGATGCGGATGCAGGGCGAATCCTGGTGGCGCATCCACTTCGGCTACATCGGACGCAGCGCGCTCGCGCCGATAGCCGTCGACGCGGGCAGCCGACTGAGCCTGGTGCTGTACCTGATCGCCTCGGCGAACTTCCTCGGACTCGGCCTGGACCCGGGCACCACGGACTGGGCGGTGCTGGTGGAGCGCAACCGCGAAGCCCTGTTCCTGCAACCGTGCGCGGTGCTGGTCCCAGCCGGCCTCCTGGTCGCCCTGTGCACCGGCACCAACCTCGTCGTCGACCAGCACATCGCGACCCGCCGCTCGACCCACCACCGGTCACGAATACCCCGGCATGGCGAGACCGTCCGCGCCGACTCGATGTAG
- a CDS encoding helix-turn-helix transcriptional regulator — MPTAIRSVRQEQRNLSAELRAQSKTWAEVAAVFAERYHVNMRAAFRLAHGWSQREAADVWNERWPADPKTFKNFSYWEQWPAETGHAPSLEVLGKLAELYTCQLSDLVSDAADFRSADTAHQQNEQLAALHSADDTDAAFRDFAVRLDQIDVHELARMTVARAQKVEHCGSRRALLLKISAALSMAAMAPSLAPEADADPMPMTSTVEGELSGIWHSRYRYTSTGRGKTFDGEHYVPLRHAGDRLVGESLPVENGSRLRLDLVPNGSVVTGTWSERTSPTGYYRGSVYHGALQLVLDPMGKTMRGKWIGFDREFTVDSDVWELNWMCEDTGKTAQRAYHFRA; from the coding sequence ATGCCAACCGCGATCCGCAGCGTGCGGCAGGAACAGCGGAACTTGTCGGCCGAGCTACGCGCCCAGTCGAAGACGTGGGCCGAGGTGGCGGCGGTGTTCGCCGAGCGCTATCACGTCAACATGCGCGCGGCGTTCCGCCTGGCGCACGGGTGGAGTCAGCGCGAAGCGGCCGACGTCTGGAACGAGCGTTGGCCCGCCGACCCCAAGACGTTCAAGAACTTCTCCTACTGGGAGCAGTGGCCGGCCGAAACCGGGCACGCCCCTTCCCTGGAGGTGCTGGGCAAGCTCGCCGAGCTCTACACCTGCCAGCTGTCCGACCTCGTCAGCGACGCCGCCGACTTCCGCTCGGCCGACACCGCTCACCAGCAGAACGAACAGCTCGCCGCCTTGCACAGCGCCGACGACACGGACGCCGCATTTCGCGACTTCGCGGTCCGGCTTGACCAGATCGATGTCCACGAGCTCGCTCGGATGACGGTGGCCCGGGCTCAGAAGGTCGAGCATTGCGGCAGCCGCCGGGCGTTGCTGCTCAAGATCAGCGCCGCACTGTCGATGGCCGCCATGGCGCCCTCACTAGCTCCCGAGGCCGATGCAGACCCAATGCCTATGACCTCCACTGTCGAGGGCGAGCTCTCCGGAATCTGGCACAGCCGGTACCGATATACGAGCACCGGCAGGGGGAAGACCTTCGACGGCGAGCACTACGTCCCACTGCGCCACGCCGGTGACCGGCTCGTCGGCGAGAGCCTGCCCGTCGAGAACGGTTCACGACTCCGACTCGACTTGGTGCCGAACGGCTCCGTGGTCACCGGCACATGGTCCGAGCGAACCTCGCCGACCGGCTATTACAGGGGCTCCGTCTACCACGGAGCACTCCAGCTCGTTCTCGACCCCATGGGCAAGACCATGCGTGGCAAATGGATCGGATTCGATCGGGAATTCACTGTAGACAGTGATGTCTGGGAGCTGAACTGGATGTGCGAGGACACCGGAAAGACCGCACAACGCGCCTACCACTTCAGGGCCTAG
- a CDS encoding AAA family ATPase, giving the protein MTGEQYDVVGRRAELGALASLLAEARSGEPSLTLVLGPPGTGKTTVVEHFLRDQEDVQVLRASGVQWEQSRAFGVLEILLRGTGHRPGGDPAEEGTRLLATWAQRQPLIVLVDDAHWADPESLRALASAERRMSGEQVLTLLVADEDQDSSPQVRDFLAHQRQSIVHIGPMSTSDVREFALRDAGVDLAPATARRLSAHTGGNPGHIRALLRELPPETWRGWPSNLPAPRALISGIARTMRDWAEPTRTLVEAAAVLGVSVPFARAAELSGVRQPIAALDEATRAGVLLPAEGSGLRTLRFSSELVRACVYSGLTPLRRQEAHRAATRVVDDEQELFAHRVALTPFPDAGLAAELDSFADRQADRGAWSAAGDALIDAGRLSPEPADRERRLVRAVDALAGAGDIPRAQALAPAMEGFAPSALRDAVLAYLGIMQGRPAEAEALLTSAWQRCDPDDDPHIAALVCQRRVLHALGHWDGVELVRWSRRAVRLTTRDDPAVVESEAILGLGLAATGRIPQALSAYESASSRVRAGAQAQRVQMGQGWLKLAQDDPLAARRALQGAVPTEYQQGSTRISLWAQAWLARADFVLGDWDEALRTVNAAAAHLEDAGLELVRPLVHWTGAQVNALRGDWDAAYEHLRHSATGAHTYEVMIIPAALAQAQCAEARADYESVLRNLRPLVDLRGIDEPGFWPWHDVYANALIVTNRADEAEDFLRPQEELAAERGHHSTLARLGYVRGRIEGARGDLDAARRAFDTALENLGSLPLPYERARVLFPYGQTLRRAGKRREADVVLSQARDAYRELGARAYVERCERELKAGGMHARRAVDLTGLTAQETAVARLVAAGMSNKQAAVELYVSVKTVQYHLTRIYGKLGIGSRGELAARFRDEPE; this is encoded by the coding sequence ATGACAGGTGAGCAGTACGACGTCGTCGGGCGCCGGGCGGAGCTCGGCGCGCTGGCCAGCCTGCTCGCCGAGGCGCGGTCCGGCGAGCCGTCGCTGACCTTGGTCCTCGGGCCGCCCGGCACCGGCAAGACCACCGTCGTCGAGCACTTCTTGCGCGATCAAGAAGACGTGCAGGTGCTGCGGGCCTCCGGTGTCCAGTGGGAGCAGTCGCGGGCGTTCGGCGTGCTGGAGATCCTGCTGCGCGGCACCGGGCACCGGCCGGGCGGCGACCCCGCCGAGGAAGGCACCCGGCTGCTGGCGACCTGGGCGCAGCGGCAACCACTGATCGTGCTGGTCGATGACGCGCATTGGGCCGATCCGGAGTCGCTGCGCGCGCTGGCCTCGGCGGAGCGGCGGATGAGCGGTGAGCAGGTGCTGACCCTGCTGGTCGCCGACGAGGATCAGGACAGTTCGCCACAAGTACGGGATTTCCTCGCGCACCAACGGCAGTCCATCGTCCACATAGGCCCGATGAGCACCTCGGACGTGCGCGAGTTCGCGCTGCGCGACGCCGGAGTCGATCTCGCTCCCGCCACGGCTCGGCGGCTTTCCGCGCACACCGGCGGAAATCCCGGCCACATCCGCGCACTCCTGCGCGAACTGCCGCCGGAAACTTGGCGCGGCTGGCCGTCGAACCTGCCCGCGCCACGCGCGCTGATCAGCGGGATCGCGCGCACCATGCGGGATTGGGCGGAGCCGACGCGGACGTTGGTCGAGGCGGCCGCGGTGCTCGGTGTGAGCGTGCCGTTCGCGCGCGCGGCGGAGCTTTCCGGTGTGCGGCAACCGATCGCGGCGCTGGACGAGGCCACGCGAGCGGGTGTGCTGCTGCCCGCGGAAGGTAGCGGACTGCGCACGTTGCGGTTCTCCTCCGAGCTGGTGCGCGCGTGCGTCTACTCCGGACTCACACCGCTGCGGCGGCAGGAAGCGCACCGCGCGGCGACCCGGGTGGTCGACGACGAGCAGGAGCTGTTCGCGCACCGGGTCGCGCTCACCCCGTTCCCGGACGCCGGGCTGGCCGCCGAGCTGGACTCGTTCGCCGACCGGCAGGCGGATCGCGGCGCGTGGTCGGCGGCCGGTGACGCGCTGATCGACGCCGGGCGGCTCAGCCCCGAGCCCGCCGACCGCGAGCGACGCCTGGTGCGCGCGGTCGACGCGCTGGCCGGTGCGGGCGACATTCCGCGGGCGCAGGCGTTGGCCCCGGCCATGGAGGGGTTCGCGCCGAGCGCGCTGCGCGATGCGGTGCTGGCCTACCTCGGCATCATGCAAGGCCGCCCCGCCGAGGCGGAGGCGCTGCTGACCAGCGCGTGGCAGCGCTGCGACCCGGACGACGATCCGCACATCGCCGCACTGGTCTGCCAGCGCCGGGTGCTGCACGCGCTCGGGCACTGGGACGGCGTGGAACTGGTGCGCTGGAGCCGCCGGGCGGTTCGGCTGACCACTCGGGACGATCCGGCGGTGGTGGAGTCCGAGGCGATCCTCGGACTCGGACTCGCCGCGACCGGCCGGATTCCGCAGGCGTTGTCCGCGTACGAAAGCGCGTCGAGCCGGGTCCGCGCGGGCGCGCAGGCCCAGCGGGTGCAGATGGGGCAGGGCTGGCTCAAGCTCGCCCAAGACGATCCGCTGGCCGCGCGGCGCGCGCTGCAAGGCGCGGTGCCGACCGAATACCAGCAGGGATCGACCCGCATCTCGCTGTGGGCGCAGGCGTGGCTGGCCCGCGCGGATTTCGTGCTCGGCGACTGGGACGAGGCACTGCGCACCGTCAACGCGGCAGCGGCACACCTCGAGGACGCGGGCCTCGAACTGGTGCGCCCGCTGGTGCACTGGACGGGCGCGCAGGTCAACGCGCTGCGCGGCGACTGGGACGCGGCCTACGAGCACCTGCGGCACTCGGCCACCGGCGCGCACACCTACGAAGTGATGATCATTCCGGCGGCGCTGGCGCAGGCGCAATGCGCGGAGGCCCGCGCGGACTACGAGTCGGTGCTGCGCAACCTGCGCCCGCTGGTGGACTTGCGCGGCATCGACGAACCCGGCTTCTGGCCGTGGCACGACGTGTACGCCAACGCGCTGATCGTGACCAACCGGGCCGACGAGGCGGAGGATTTCCTGCGCCCGCAAGAAGAACTCGCCGCCGAACGCGGCCACCACTCGACGCTGGCCCGCCTCGGCTACGTGCGCGGGCGGATCGAAGGAGCCCGCGGCGACCTGGATGCGGCCCGGCGTGCGTTCGACACCGCGTTGGAGAACCTGGGCTCGCTGCCGCTGCCGTACGAGCGGGCTCGGGTGCTGTTCCCTTACGGCCAGACGCTGCGCCGCGCCGGGAAGCGGCGGGAGGCGGACGTCGTGCTGTCGCAGGCGCGCGACGCCTACCGCGAGCTGGGCGCGCGGGCATACGTCGAGCGCTGCGAGCGGGAGCTGAAGGCAGGCGGGATGCACGCGCGCCGCGCGGTCGACCTCACCGGACTCACCGCGCAGGAGACCGCGGTCGCGCGGCTGGTCGCGGCGGGAATGAGCAACAAGCAGGCCGCGGTCGAGCTTTACGTGTCGGTGAAGACGGTGCAGTACCACCTGACCCGCATCTACGGGAAGCTCGGCATCGGCTCCCGCGGCGAACTGGCCGCCAGGTTCCGCGACGAACCGGAGTGA
- a CDS encoding carbonic anhydrase: protein MSDDAPATPAEAYDLLVQGNRRFVEASPQHPNQDAELRTSLASGQRPFAVLFGCSDSRLAAEIIFDRGLGDLFVVRTAGHVAGAESLGSIEYGVNVLGAPLVVVLGHDSCGAVTAASNAYTDGNSPTGFVRDVVERVYPSVLSARAAGTTEVDEIVDEHIRQTVDFLPERSVALAERVREGKCAIVGLSYKLSEGTVRLVASRGPIGEQAG from the coding sequence ATGTCCGACGACGCGCCCGCCACCCCTGCCGAAGCCTACGACCTGCTGGTGCAGGGCAACCGCCGTTTCGTGGAAGCTTCCCCGCAGCACCCGAACCAGGACGCCGAGCTGCGCACCTCGCTGGCCTCCGGGCAGCGGCCGTTCGCGGTGCTGTTCGGCTGCTCCGACTCGCGGCTCGCCGCTGAGATCATCTTCGATCGGGGGCTGGGCGATCTGTTCGTGGTGCGCACGGCCGGGCACGTCGCCGGTGCCGAATCGCTGGGCAGCATCGAGTACGGGGTGAACGTGCTCGGCGCGCCGCTGGTGGTGGTGCTCGGGCACGACTCCTGCGGAGCCGTCACCGCCGCTTCGAACGCCTACACCGATGGCAACTCGCCGACCGGGTTCGTTCGCGACGTGGTCGAGCGGGTGTACCCGAGCGTGCTCAGCGCACGGGCGGCCGGGACCACCGAGGTCGACGAGATCGTGGACGAGCACATCCGCCAGACCGTCGACTTCCTCCCGGAACGCTCGGTGGCGCTGGCCGAGCGGGTGCGCGAGGGCAAGTGCGCGATCGTCGGCCTGTCCTACAAGCTCAGCGAAGGCACCGTCCGGCTCGTCGCCTCCCGCGGCCCGATCGGTGAACAAGCGGGCTGA